The Petrocella atlantisensis genome has a window encoding:
- a CDS encoding cytidylate kinase-like family protein has product MKKIITISREFGAGGGEMGRLIAKTLNYEYYDKEIILRAARESNVDIERLLKWDEKVPMDFGFAQSLFDFYNRPLSDRLFDIQQQVIREIGEKGNCVIVGRNANMILKEFDYTLHLFVHADHHWRLERMKKKMPNQKEAKINEQIHAIDRTRKKYCSHYTNTEFGVADYYDISLNTGTIGIENCADIICNLARQK; this is encoded by the coding sequence ATGAAAAAGATAATAACAATTAGTCGTGAATTCGGAGCCGGTGGTGGTGAGATGGGAAGATTAATTGCCAAGACTTTGAATTATGAATATTATGATAAAGAGATTATTCTAAGAGCAGCAAGAGAATCAAATGTTGATATAGAACGTCTGTTGAAATGGGATGAAAAGGTTCCGATGGATTTTGGTTTTGCACAAAGTTTGTTTGATTTTTATAACAGGCCGTTAAGTGATCGACTTTTTGATATTCAACAGCAAGTGATTAGGGAAATCGGTGAAAAGGGTAATTGTGTGATTGTTGGAAGAAACGCCAATATGATTCTTAAAGAATTTGATTACACACTTCATTTGTTCGTGCATGCTGATCACCATTGGCGTCTGGAACGTATGAAGAAAAAGATGCCCAATCAAAAAGAAGCTAAAATCAATGAACAGATTCATGCTATTGATCGAACACGAAAAAAATATTGTTCCCATTATACCAATACAGAATTTGGCGTTGCAGATTATTACGATATCAGTTTAAATACAGGTACAATTGGTATAGAAAACTGTGCGGATATCATCTGTAACCTTGCAAGGCAAAAATAG
- the recO gene encoding DNA repair protein RecO: MGNQIKTKAIVLHEMPIGDYDKRLVLLTKELGKITVFVKGVRRSNSKMLSCAQVFAYGDFIVSKGKNCYNVYEAQLIEYFHGLRMDMEDLTYGMYLMEFVDYTTHEDMDNVDLMHLLLYTLNAINHKRMPARLAIRIFELKAMSILGYTPWVNDCAVCHDENNIKFFSTQIGGFLCHDKTHLVKDKIKINGATVYAIRYVLSKPMKDIFSFELDQEALLELEFIMNQFVSLNLNKKFKTLDFLLTL, from the coding sequence ATGGGAAATCAGATTAAGACGAAGGCGATTGTATTACATGAAATGCCAATTGGAGATTACGACAAACGGTTGGTACTGCTTACAAAAGAGCTTGGTAAGATTACAGTATTTGTCAAAGGCGTTAGAAGATCTAACAGCAAAATGTTATCCTGTGCCCAGGTCTTTGCCTATGGCGATTTTATTGTTTCAAAAGGTAAAAACTGTTATAATGTTTATGAAGCCCAACTGATTGAATACTTCCATGGTTTGAGAATGGATATGGAAGATTTGACTTATGGTATGTACCTTATGGAGTTTGTGGATTACACAACCCATGAAGATATGGATAATGTGGATTTGATGCATCTATTGCTTTACACTTTAAATGCCATTAACCACAAACGTATGCCGGCCAGACTGGCAATTAGGATTTTTGAACTTAAGGCGATGAGCATATTGGGTTATACCCCTTGGGTGAACGATTGTGCCGTTTGTCATGATGAGAATAATATCAAATTCTTCAGTACACAGATTGGCGGTTTCTTATGTCATGATAAAACTCACTTGGTCAAAGATAAGATTAAGATTAATGGGGCAACGGTATATGCCATAAGGTATGTGTTGTCAAAGCCGATGAAAGATATTTTTTCCTTTGAGTTAGACCAAGAAGCACTTTTAGAACTTGAATTCATTATGAATCAGTTCGTTTCATTAAACCTAAATAAAAAATTTAAGACTTTAGATTTTTTATTAACACTATAA
- a CDS encoding HD domain-containing phosphohydrolase, translating to MANHDQKNRKNIYRDDLFLAVLAAISSYGDIYNFDEDGISIDQIMESAKHIYTENQMYTFSSHVMKHLLSIVCLGNKDEEKMISGFVASKMDGMYMITYGIGSYQTFEKLILNDVIPRTIQASITRNRETGHSMFTDNTFMLFFGHDWGTDHIIFIESKKPIGAWEKNLIQLYEVNLIEDYAKLCRLNRNRLNTEKLVQTLSEVIETKSKEMNHHVRRVASYSRLLAEGYGLDHESIETLEVAAMIHDIGKLTIPESILNKPGKLSTEEFESVKKHATAGYAMMKTSKHDLIQTAAVIALEHHEKWNGTGYPAGLKKDATHLYGRIVALADVFDALSTDRVYKKAWPLEQIVELFKKERGEHFDPKLVDILLENIHEFMYIRDEASRKML from the coding sequence ATGGCCAACCATGATCAGAAAAATCGAAAAAATATATATAGAGATGACCTTTTCTTAGCGGTTTTAGCTGCCATTAGTTCTTATGGTGATATATATAATTTTGATGAGGACGGGATATCGATAGATCAGATTATGGAATCAGCGAAGCACATCTATACGGAAAATCAAATGTACACTTTTTCATCTCATGTCATGAAGCATTTACTTTCCATAGTCTGCTTAGGTAATAAAGACGAAGAAAAGATGATATCCGGTTTTGTAGCGTCTAAGATGGATGGTATGTATATGATTACTTATGGTATTGGATCATATCAAACATTTGAAAAGCTGATTTTGAACGATGTGATACCTCGTACCATCCAAGCATCAATAACAAGAAATAGAGAGACAGGACATAGTATGTTTACAGATAATACTTTTATGTTGTTTTTTGGTCATGATTGGGGAACGGATCATATCATCTTCATTGAATCTAAGAAGCCTATCGGTGCATGGGAAAAAAATCTAATACAACTTTATGAAGTAAATCTTATAGAAGACTATGCAAAGCTATGTAGACTTAATCGAAATAGGTTAAACACTGAAAAACTGGTTCAAACCCTAAGTGAAGTTATAGAGACCAAATCCAAAGAAATGAACCACCATGTTAGGAGAGTGGCGTCGTATTCGAGACTATTAGCAGAGGGCTATGGCTTAGATCATGAAAGCATTGAAACACTTGAAGTGGCCGCTATGATTCATGATATTGGTAAGTTGACCATACCGGAGAGCATCTTAAATAAACCTGGAAAATTGAGTACGGAAGAATTTGAAAGTGTTAAAAAACATGCTACGGCAGGCTATGCCATGATGAAGACGTCAAAACATGACTTAATTCAAACAGCCGCCGTAATTGCACTGGAACATCATGAAAAATGGAATGGAACTGGCTATCCGGCAGGTCTAAAGAAAGATGCGACACATTTATATGGTAGGATTGTGGCTTTGGCAGATGTATTTGATGCATTAAGCACAGACCGAGTTTATAAAAAGGCTTGGCCACTAGAGCAGATTGTTGAGTTGTTTAAAAAGGAACGTGGCGAACATTTTGACCCGAAGCTTGTGGATATCTTGCTTGAGAATATTCATGAATTTATGTACATTAGAGACGAGGCATCAAGAAAAATGTTGTAA
- a CDS encoding calcium/sodium antiporter produces the protein MEELYVQLLETLPTIVLILIAAISLVILSKSADFLVDEAVSLSIQWGIPKSIIGATIVSLGTTLPEASVSVLAAIQGNPDLALGNGVGSIIADTGLILGLAAIIGYLPIDQKTLNRQGRIQIGSALLLVFFALPIFGRNNQGIIHQWMGFALLILLFVYMYMMIRWARNGNEVFEKLDVVKSPVIFQVAKLLFAISMVILSSKLLIPSIELTAIRFGIPQSIIAATLVAFGTSLPELTTAIAAVRKGHGELAVGNIIGADILNVLFVIGAAAAVTSNGLAVDSSFYQLQFPAMIIILLAFRQFARSKDHSISRKEGMVLVALYLSYLILSYTWMR, from the coding sequence ATGGAAGAATTGTATGTTCAACTACTGGAGACTCTACCCACAATTGTATTAATACTTATTGCCGCCATTAGCTTGGTCATCCTTAGTAAAAGTGCCGATTTTTTGGTGGATGAGGCTGTAAGCCTATCTATTCAATGGGGCATACCCAAGTCCATTATAGGTGCTACTATTGTATCTCTTGGCACGACTTTACCTGAGGCCTCTGTTTCAGTTCTTGCTGCGATTCAGGGCAATCCTGACCTAGCCTTAGGAAATGGCGTCGGCTCTATCATAGCAGATACCGGACTCATACTTGGTCTTGCAGCTATCATCGGATACTTGCCCATCGATCAGAAAACTCTAAACCGTCAAGGACGTATTCAGATCGGCTCAGCCCTCCTGTTGGTTTTTTTTGCCTTACCTATATTTGGTAGAAATAATCAAGGCATCATCCATCAATGGATGGGCTTTGCACTGCTCATTTTATTGTTTGTTTATATGTATATGATGATCCGTTGGGCTAGAAATGGCAATGAGGTATTCGAGAAACTGGATGTTGTTAAAAGTCCTGTTATTTTTCAAGTTGCTAAGCTTCTGTTTGCCATATCTATGGTCATTTTATCATCTAAATTATTAATACCAAGTATTGAATTAACAGCCATCCGGTTCGGCATTCCCCAAAGCATTATCGCCGCGACTCTCGTGGCATTTGGTACCAGTTTACCTGAACTTACAACCGCTATTGCCGCTGTACGAAAAGGACATGGTGAACTCGCTGTTGGTAACATCATAGGCGCTGATATCCTTAATGTGCTTTTTGTAATAGGCGCTGCAGCAGCTGTCACTTCAAACGGACTAGCCGTAGATTCAAGTTTTTACCAATTACAGTTCCCTGCTATGATTATTATCCTCTTAGCCTTCAGGCAATTTGCTAGGTCTAAAGACCATAGTATCAGTAGAAAAGAAGGTATGGTTCTTGTTGCCTTATACTTATCTTATCTTATTTTGAGTTACACATGGATGCGATAA
- a CDS encoding NADH-quinone oxidoreductase subunit NuoE family protein gives MMQKTCNCEAMTDQEKLKFIQDVIEDYDHDPSSLIQILHVAQNVYGYLPIEVQEHIADQLDLPLSRVSGVVSFYSLFTTVPKGKYVIKICLGTACYVRGSKRVIERLEKILKIKLGETTEDKKYSLEITRCMGACGLAPAMSINEELYMQVNPDKLMDILENLEGGEIQ, from the coding sequence ATGATGCAAAAAACTTGTAATTGTGAAGCAATGACAGATCAGGAGAAATTGAAATTCATTCAGGATGTAATAGAGGATTATGATCATGACCCTAGTAGTCTGATTCAGATTCTTCATGTGGCTCAGAATGTATATGGTTATCTACCCATAGAAGTTCAGGAGCATATTGCAGATCAATTGGATTTGCCTTTATCTCGAGTATCCGGTGTGGTCAGCTTTTACAGTTTATTCACAACCGTACCAAAAGGTAAATATGTTATAAAAATCTGTCTAGGGACGGCATGCTATGTGAGAGGCAGTAAAAGGGTCATAGAACGCCTTGAAAAAATATTAAAAATAAAGCTTGGGGAAACTACAGAAGACAAAAAGTATTCCTTAGAAATAACAAGATGTATGGGCGCTTGTGGATTAGCCCCTGCCATGTCCATTAATGAAGAACTCTATATGCAAGTGAATCCGGATAAGCTGATGGATATCTTAGAGAATCTGGAAGGTGGTGAAATACAATGA
- a CDS encoding NADH-ubiquinone oxidoreductase-F iron-sulfur binding region domain-containing protein codes for MIKTFEELNRIKFNHNQMIKEKERIINVCFGAGCISAKCEAIYQELCKSLNTFGIADKVKINQTGCIGACDYGPSLYILPDDIYYCKLVPQDIETIVKTHLIGNQIVKEKCYYDETVDKTYEHLKDIPFFSKQQKSVMKNCGVMDYYSLEAYIGSDGYHSLYNIIKEKTQIEVIDIIKASGLRGRGGGGYLTGLKWEAGYKSVSDQKYIICNADEGDPGAFMDRCLLEGDPHTILEGMAIGGYAIGANIGIIYIRAEYPLAVERLTVAIGQARDEGLLGDHIFNSNFSFDVEIRTGAGAFVCGEETALLHSIEGKRGEPSQKPPYPTDKGLYGMPTVINNVETLANIPMIMLNGVDWFRQYGTEKSKGTKIFAVAGAIRNSGMVEVPMGVTLGDIIFDICGGLKKDKSFKAAQTGGPSGGCLTCESLNTPVDYDSLIEKGAIMGSGGLIIMDEDNCMVDVAKFFMEFVQEESCGKCVPCRLGTKRMLEILERITTGYGVEGDIEKLIELGESIKVSALCGLGQTAPNPVLSTIHYFRDEYEAHIKEKRCSAGVCMDLFLSPCQNACPAGVNVPGYLSLVGEGRFVDAFNLIRRENPFPAVCGRVCTHPCESKCRRSQLDEALAIADVKRFIADKVYGMNEPYRAIQFPAKGKKVAIIGAGPSGLTCGFYLAQTGYDVSVYESLDQAGGILRFGIPEYRLPKKMLQQEIDALKQSGVKIYLNTEIGKDVMFADLRANHDAIYISTGTQYSNNMGIEGEHLINVYPGLDFLRDVNMGKDVQVGEKVAIIGGGSTAMDAARTALRLGSKEVHVLYRRLQTDMPADPREIEEGIEEGIILHTLVAPIAIEGDEKVKSIKLIQLTQGEFDGSGRRRPIPASGSEFNMDVDMVIPAVSQHSDLPFIDKDEIEMTAWGTFVVDATSGMTRLEGVFAGGDVVRGPDTAIWAIADGKRAAVAIDLYLDGDGQLNKGEEIDIPKARDEDSPDEHMRFDRRMLEVDDRRFNFKEVSKGYHKLNAMAEAMRCLRCDRR; via the coding sequence ATGATTAAGACTTTTGAAGAGCTTAATAGAATCAAATTCAACCATAACCAGATGATCAAAGAGAAAGAAAGAATTATTAATGTTTGCTTCGGTGCTGGGTGTATTTCAGCAAAATGTGAAGCCATTTATCAGGAATTATGTAAAAGCCTTAATACATTCGGGATTGCAGACAAAGTTAAGATCAATCAGACAGGTTGTATTGGTGCCTGTGATTATGGTCCATCCTTATACATATTGCCAGATGATATTTATTACTGTAAGTTGGTACCACAGGACATTGAAACCATTGTTAAAACGCATTTAATTGGCAATCAAATCGTTAAAGAAAAATGCTATTATGACGAGACAGTGGATAAAACTTATGAGCATTTGAAGGACATACCTTTTTTTAGCAAACAGCAAAAAAGTGTTATGAAAAACTGTGGTGTCATGGATTACTATAGCCTGGAAGCTTATATAGGTAGTGACGGTTATCACAGCCTTTATAACATTATCAAAGAAAAAACACAAATAGAAGTGATTGATATCATAAAAGCCTCCGGACTAAGAGGTAGAGGCGGCGGTGGTTACTTAACCGGTCTGAAATGGGAAGCCGGTTATAAATCCGTTAGTGATCAAAAGTATATCATCTGTAACGCGGATGAAGGGGACCCGGGTGCATTTATGGATCGATGTCTCTTAGAAGGCGACCCTCATACGATATTAGAAGGTATGGCTATAGGTGGCTATGCGATAGGGGCTAATATAGGCATTATCTATATCCGTGCAGAATATCCTTTGGCGGTTGAACGATTAACAGTAGCTATTGGTCAAGCAAGAGATGAAGGTTTATTAGGGGACCATATTTTCAACAGTAACTTCTCATTTGATGTAGAAATTAGAACAGGTGCAGGTGCGTTTGTTTGCGGTGAAGAAACAGCTTTACTCCATTCTATAGAAGGTAAGAGGGGTGAGCCCAGTCAGAAGCCACCTTACCCAACAGACAAGGGTCTATATGGTATGCCGACAGTTATCAACAATGTTGAGACATTGGCCAATATTCCAATGATCATGTTAAATGGTGTGGATTGGTTCAGACAATATGGTACAGAAAAAAGTAAAGGTACAAAAATATTTGCTGTTGCCGGTGCCATAAGAAACTCAGGTATGGTTGAAGTACCTATGGGTGTGACCCTCGGTGATATTATTTTTGATATTTGTGGTGGATTAAAAAAAGATAAAAGCTTCAAGGCGGCTCAGACAGGTGGACCCTCAGGTGGTTGTTTGACTTGCGAGTCTTTGAACACACCTGTAGACTACGACTCACTTATTGAAAAAGGCGCCATTATGGGATCCGGTGGTCTGATTATTATGGATGAAGACAACTGTATGGTGGATGTGGCTAAGTTTTTCATGGAGTTTGTGCAGGAAGAATCTTGTGGTAAATGTGTCCCCTGTAGACTTGGTACAAAAAGAATGCTTGAGATCTTAGAGCGTATAACGACAGGCTACGGGGTAGAAGGTGACATAGAAAAGCTGATTGAACTGGGAGAAAGTATCAAAGTCTCAGCGCTTTGTGGCTTGGGTCAGACGGCACCGAATCCAGTACTGAGTACGATTCATTACTTTAGAGATGAATATGAGGCCCATATAAAAGAAAAACGTTGTAGTGCAGGTGTCTGTATGGATCTGTTCTTATCACCATGCCAGAATGCATGTCCGGCAGGTGTTAATGTACCGGGCTATCTATCTCTTGTAGGTGAAGGCAGATTTGTAGATGCTTTTAATCTAATTAGACGAGAAAACCCATTCCCGGCAGTATGTGGTCGTGTCTGTACCCATCCTTGTGAGAGCAAATGCAGAAGAAGTCAGTTGGATGAAGCTTTGGCCATTGCAGACGTTAAGCGTTTTATAGCTGACAAAGTCTATGGCATGAACGAACCTTACAGAGCGATTCAGTTCCCAGCAAAAGGTAAAAAGGTTGCTATTATAGGTGCAGGACCTTCAGGCTTGACTTGTGGATTCTATTTGGCGCAAACAGGCTATGATGTCAGTGTTTATGAGTCACTGGACCAAGCCGGCGGTATCTTAAGGTTTGGTATTCCTGAATACCGATTGCCTAAGAAAATGCTACAACAGGAAATCGATGCACTGAAACAATCCGGTGTTAAGATTTACTTAAACACAGAGATTGGAAAAGATGTTATGTTTGCGGATTTGCGTGCCAATCATGACGCCATATATATTTCAACAGGTACCCAGTACAGTAATAATATGGGTATTGAAGGTGAGCATCTTATTAATGTCTACCCAGGCCTTGATTTCTTAAGAGATGTCAATATGGGTAAAGACGTACAAGTAGGCGAGAAGGTGGCAATCATCGGAGGCGGAAGTACAGCCATGGATGCGGCTAGAACAGCTTTAAGACTTGGTTCCAAAGAAGTCCATGTTCTATACCGAAGACTTCAAACGGATATGCCTGCAGACCCAAGAGAGATTGAAGAAGGCATAGAAGAAGGTATTATCCTTCATACCTTGGTAGCACCCATAGCCATAGAAGGTGATGAAAAAGTAAAATCCATCAAGTTGATACAATTGACCCAAGGTGAATTTGACGGCTCAGGAAGAAGAAGGCCTATTCCGGCGTCTGGATCAGAGTTTAATATGGATGTTGATATGGTCATTCCGGCAGTGAGTCAACATAGTGATTTGCCATTTATTGACAAAGATGAGATTGAGATGACAGCATGGGGTACTTTTGTTGTGGATGCCACCAGTGGTATGACAAGATTAGAAGGTGTCTTCGCCGGTGGTGATGTTGTTAGAGGTCCAGATACGGCTATATGGGCGATTGCAGACGGTAAAAGAGCTGCTGTGGCCATTGACCTGTATCTAGACGGTGACGGACAGTTGAACAAGGGTGAAGAAATCGATATACCAAAAGCAAGGGATGAGGATTCTCCGGATGAGCATATGCGTTTTGATCGACGTATGCTTGAAGTCGATGACCGTAGGTTCAACTTCAAAGAAGTTTCAAAAGGCTACCATAAACTCAATGCCATGGCAGAAGCTATGCGATGCTTAAGATGCGACAGGCGATAA
- a CDS encoding NADH-dependent [FeFe] hydrogenase, group A6 — protein MVSLKINNKTVEADENATIMEAAKANGILIPSLCYLEGVHQVGSCRICVVEVEGSKNLQASCITKVREGMTVKTNTQEVRKVRKVVYELMMSDHDDNCLICSRSGGCEFQELGEWIQLKEENPYQGAHSKLGVKDISNPSIERDLSKCILCRRCITVCNEIQGIGIMENQNRGFDSFVGPTEGFELMDINCTFCGQCTTVCPVGALKEKDATVNVWEALLDKNKRVVVQTAPAVRAALGEEFGYEPGTLVTGKMAAALRELGFDDVFDTNFAADLTILEEGTELLMRLKALIAGDETSLPMITSCSPGWIKYVEHKFPDQLDHLSSCKSPHMMLGALAKSFYAQQLGIDAKDMYVVSVMPCTAKKYEITREEMLGDVDAVLTTRELAKMIKDAGIDFVNLDDERFDNPMGLSSGAADIFGTTGGVMEAALRTVYEIITGTEMPYENLHVQSVMGLEGIKEGSLFIEKTTPEWSGLEGVTVRYAAASGLSNAKILLEQIRKEASPYHFIEIMACPGGCISGGGQPRLTTQAIREKRMAAIYREDEGKTLRKSHENEAIIHLYETYLKEPLGHKSHELLHTHYVKRNMYSK, from the coding sequence ATGGTATCATTAAAAATCAACAATAAAACAGTAGAGGCAGATGAAAACGCAACCATTATGGAAGCAGCCAAAGCCAATGGCATACTGATTCCAAGCCTATGTTATTTGGAGGGTGTACACCAAGTCGGTTCTTGTCGAATCTGTGTGGTTGAGGTTGAAGGGTCTAAGAATCTTCAAGCATCATGTATTACAAAGGTAAGAGAAGGCATGACGGTTAAGACCAATACTCAAGAGGTCCGGAAAGTCAGAAAGGTCGTTTATGAGCTGATGATGTCCGATCACGATGATAACTGTTTGATTTGTTCAAGAAGTGGTGGTTGTGAATTTCAAGAGCTTGGTGAATGGATACAACTCAAAGAAGAGAATCCATATCAAGGCGCCCATTCAAAACTAGGTGTGAAAGATATCAGTAACCCATCTATAGAACGGGATTTATCCAAATGTATCCTTTGCAGAAGATGTATTACGGTCTGTAATGAAATACAAGGCATCGGGATTATGGAAAATCAAAATAGAGGCTTTGATTCCTTTGTAGGTCCGACAGAAGGCTTTGAACTTATGGATATTAACTGTACCTTCTGTGGTCAATGCACAACGGTTTGCCCTGTTGGTGCACTTAAGGAAAAAGATGCTACAGTGAATGTATGGGAAGCCCTACTGGATAAAAACAAAAGAGTTGTTGTTCAAACAGCACCGGCAGTTAGAGCGGCGCTTGGCGAGGAATTCGGTTATGAGCCGGGTACCTTAGTCACCGGGAAAATGGCTGCAGCGCTAAGAGAACTTGGGTTTGATGATGTATTTGATACGAATTTTGCTGCTGACCTAACCATCTTAGAAGAAGGTACGGAACTTCTAATGCGACTAAAAGCCTTGATAGCCGGTGATGAAACTTCATTGCCGATGATTACCAGCTGTAGCCCCGGATGGATTAAATATGTCGAGCATAAGTTTCCGGATCAACTGGACCATTTATCATCGTGTAAGTCGCCGCATATGATGTTAGGCGCCTTAGCAAAAAGCTTCTATGCCCAGCAGTTGGGAATAGATGCAAAAGATATGTATGTAGTATCTGTTATGCCTTGTACGGCAAAGAAATATGAGATCACACGGGAAGAGATGCTGGGCGATGTGGATGCTGTTCTGACAACCAGAGAACTGGCAAAAATGATCAAGGACGCCGGTATTGATTTTGTGAATCTAGATGATGAGCGTTTTGATAATCCAATGGGCTTATCCTCCGGTGCTGCTGATATTTTCGGAACCACCGGTGGCGTTATGGAAGCAGCCCTTAGAACAGTGTATGAGATCATAACCGGTACCGAAATGCCCTACGAAAACCTACATGTTCAGTCGGTGATGGGCCTTGAAGGTATAAAAGAAGGTAGCTTGTTTATAGAGAAGACCACACCGGAATGGTCAGGTCTTGAAGGTGTCACGGTTAGATATGCGGCTGCAAGTGGCTTATCCAATGCCAAAATATTATTAGAGCAGATTAGAAAAGAAGCATCACCATATCATTTTATAGAAATCATGGCGTGTCCTGGTGGATGTATCAGTGGTGGTGGCCAACCAAGATTAACCACACAAGCGATAAGGGAAAAAAGAATGGCTGCCATATACAGAGAAGATGAAGGCAAGACACTTAGAAAATCCCATGAAAATGAAGCCATCATCCATTTGTATGAAACCTATTTGAAAGAACCACTAGGACACAAATCCCATGAATTACTCCATACGCACTATGTAAAACGTAATATGTATTCAAAATAA